The nucleotide sequence CAGACGCTTACGACGCCAAGTTCGACGAAGTGGCCAAGTCGGCCGGCTTCGAGAGCAGCGCCGACGCCCTGTCCGCCGCCGAGGCCTACGCCGCCGACAGCCAGGTGGCCGCGCTGAAGCAGTCCGTGGCCGACATGATCCTGCAGCAGTACAGACCCTACCGGGAATAACACATATTGGGGAAGGCGTCTTGTGCGCGGGCGCGGTCCGGGGAAACTCCCCGGCCGCGCCCGTTGTCTTTGGCGGGCGGAATCAAAAAAGGAAAGCCAGGCGGCCGGTAAACAAGGCCAGCCCCAAGGCCCCCAGGACCAGGGCCGCAAGGACGCGAAAAAGCAGGCTGCGTCCCAGGGGGCCGGACAGCAACGACCCCAGGCCCGGACCCGACGGGGCCGGGATGATGTGCTCGCTGCGCAGCAGCCGGTAGATGCCGACGAGGGCGACGGCGCAAATGGCCAGGGCCACAAGGTTCTCGGGCCTGGCCAAAAAATCGGACAGCCCCGAGGACAGCCCCTTTGCTCCGGAACCCAGGTCGGACACGGCGTCGAGCACGTCCTGGCGTCCCTGCTGCAACTCTTTTGCGCCGCGCACGATGTCGTTGGCGTTGGCCATGGCGTGTCCCTTTCCCCCGCGCCGTATTCCGATTTCACTTCTGACGGGAAACCGGCCTGATACAAATTACACCGATGGCTTTCGCCGTTGCTCGACCCGCACAGACGTCCTGTGCGCCGTTACTTGCCCATGCCGCCGAACATCTGGAAGATACGGATGCCGGCCGGGCCGAGGATGACGATGAGCAGTGTCGGGAAGATGAAGAAAATAAGCGGCATAAGCAGCTTGACCGGGAGTTTGGCGGCCAGCTCCTCGGCCAGCTGGAAACGTTTGGTGCGCATGGAGTCGGCGTAGACCCGCAAGGTCTGAGCGATGGAAGTGCCGAACATGTCAGTCTGGATAAGCATGGCCACGAGGCTGCCCACGTCTTCCAGGCCGATACGGGCCGAGAGGTTTTTGAGTGCCTCGCGCCGGGCCTTGCCGGCCCGCAGTTCCAGGGTGAGCAGGCGCAGTTCGGCGCTTAAGATCGGGTCCTTGAGGGACATTTCCTGGCAGACGCGGTAGATGGCCGCGTCCAGGCCCATGCCGGCCTCCACGCAGACCACCAGCAGGTCCAGGGCGTCGGGCAGGCTTTTCTGAATGGCTGTCTGACGGGCCTTGACGCGGGAGTCCAGTATCATTCCGGGAATATAGAAACCCGCAGCCGTCAGCCCCACCACGACGAACAGCTTGTACTGGCCCGGCACCTTGCCGGACATGGCCGCCAACGCGCCCAGCACCAGCCCAACCAGGGCGGCGCCGGCCTTGATGCCCCAATAGATTTCCAGGGCGCTGGGCTGGCGGTAGCCGGCCTGCACCAGGGAGCTTCTGGCTTTGGTGAGTTCCTGGGCCTCGCGGGGTTTGACCAGTTCGCCGAACCAGGCCGCCGCGCGCCGGATGCTCCCCTCGATCCAGCCGAAGATGCCCGGCCGGCCGCCGTCCTTAAGCCGGCTGTCGGTGACCAGGGCCACGGCGCGCTCGGCCATGCGCCGACGCCGCCTCCCCTCCTCGCGCAGGGAAGCCACGGCATAGGTGAAAAGTCCCACGCTCAGGGACACGAGCACTGCGATGACGAGGCTGTCCACGGCCGGCCCCTCCTAGACTTCGATCCGCACCATCTTGCGGATGACCAGTATGCCCATGGTGATGAGTCCGGCCACGCCGTAGCTCATGATCCGGCCCATGGGATCGGTGAAAAGCAGCCCCAGGTAGCCGGGGTTGACGAACTGGATGACGGCGGCCACGCCAAAGGGCAGCAGGCACAGCACCCAGGCGGCCATGCGCCCCTCGGCCGAAAGCACCTGGATGCGCCCCTTGAGCTTGAACCGCTCGCGGATAAGCCCCGAAATGTTGCCGATGATCTCGGCCAGGTTGCCGCCGGATTCGTTTTGGATCTTGACCGAAACCACGAAGAAGTTGAGGTCCGGGCAATCCACCCGGTCCATGAGGTTGTCCAGGGCCGTGGTGACGCCCATGCCGAAATTGATTTCCTCAAGGGTGGTCTGGAATTCGACCCGAATGGGATCGGCGAACTCGCTCACCACCATGCCCATGCCGCTGGTGAAGGTGTGGCCGGCCCGCAGGGCCCGGCCCACGAGTTCCAGGGCCTCGGGCAATTGGCGCTCGAAATCGGCCATGCGCTTGTCCTTGCGCATGACCACCCACTTAAACGGCAGCCAACCGCATACCCCGGCCACGGCCAGGCTCAGCAGCGGATTGCTCAGGTACAGCGAGGCGGCCAGGTAGCCGGTGACGGCGAAAATAAGGGAAAGCATGACGAAGATGCCAAGCGGGGCCTTGATGTCGGCCTGGTCGAGCATCTTGTCCATGCGTCGGCTCCAGGCCTGGCGCGACAGCAGCACGTCGAGCCAGCGAAGGCCGCTTAATTCATGCTTCTTGACGAGGTCGGCCGTATCCAGCCCCAAGCCCTCGCCCCGGGTCACCTGCTCCACGCGCCGGGCGATCTCCTTGCCGGAGGTGTCCGTAAGCCGGCCGATGAGCACCACCACGGCCACGGCCAAATAGACCAGGGACAGCAACAGGGCCAGGGACAGGATGTTCGGCAGCCCGGGAGTCATGGCCGCCCCGGAAGCCGGCCCGGGCCGGCGGACGCTTGGGTTGGGCCGCGTTCCATGACGCCTAGACCTCCACCACGTTTCGTGGATCGAAAATCCCTTCGGGCATGCGAATCCCCTTGGCCTCGAAGCGGCTGGCGAACTTGGGCCGGATGCCCCGGGCCATGAACACGCCCTTGACCTTGCCGTCGGCCGTGACCCCGCGTTGCTCGAATGCAAATATCTCCTGCATGGTGATGACGTCGCCTTCCATGCCGGTGAGTTCCTGGAAGCTGACGAGCTTGCGGCTGCCGTCGGAGAAGCGCGAAATCTGGACGATGACGTCCACGGCCGAGGCGATGTAGCGCTTCAGCGACAGGGCCGAAATATTGAGTCCGGCCATGGCGACCAGGGTTTCCAGACGCATGAGCGCGTCGCGGGGGGTGTTGGCGTGCAGGGTGGCCAGGGAGCCGTCGTGGCCGGTGTTCATGGCTTGCAGCATGTCCAGGGCCTCGGCGCCGCGCACTTCGCCGACGATGATGCGGTCGGGACGCATGCGCAGGCAGTTGCGCACCAGATCGCGCTGGGTCACTTCGCCGCGGCCCTCGATATTGGGCGGGCGCGATTCCAGGCGCACCACATGGTCCTGCTTGAGCTGCAGCTCGGCGGCGTCTTCCACGGTGACGATGCGCTCGTCGTGGGGGATAAAGCCCGACAGGCAGTTGAGCATGGTGGTCTTGCCGGTGCCGGTGCCGCCGGAAATGAGGATGTTGAGCCGGGCCAGGACTATGCCCTTAAGCACGTCGGCAAAATCCCGGGTCATGGCCTTGAAGCGGATGAGATCCTCGATGGTCAGCTTTTCCTTGGCGAATTTGCGGATGGACAGGGCCGGCCCGTCGATGGCCAGGGGAGGAATGATGGCGTTGACGCGCGAACCGTCGGGGAGCCGGGCGTCCACCATGGGCGAAGACTCGTCCACCCGGCGGCCGACCCGGGAAACGATGCGGTCAATGATCTTTTTTAAGTGGTCGTTGTCCTTGAAGCGCGATTCGGTCAGGACCAGCTTGCCGCCCCGCTCCACGTAGATCTGGCGATAGGAGTTGACCAGGATGTCGTTGACGCTTTGGTCCTTGAGAAAGGGTTCCAGGGGCCCAAGGCCCAGCATCTCGTCCTTGACCTCGGTGATGAGCCGGTCGCGCTCGGCCTGATTGAGCGGCGTCTGGTAGAATTCGTCGCGCAACAGCCGCTCGACGATCTTGCTGATCTCGCCGCCTAGGGCCGACTCCTCCAGGGTGTCAAGGAGGGTGAGATCGATCAGATCGATCAAGCGGTCGTGGATGCGGGTTTTGATCTCGTAGTATTCCTGTGAGATCGGGCCCAAGGCTTCCCGCCGCTCCGGGGCCGGGGCCTGGGCGCGGGGCATCTGGTGGCGCAAAAGGGGCGGGCGGCCGCGTTCCATGCACTATCTCCTTCACTGCCGCCTGGGGCGGCGGTCATGACCGTCCGCGCAGGAACTTGAGTCCGAACAGGGATTTCTTGGTTTCCTGGGCCGGGCTTGCCGGGGCCAAGGCCGCGGCCAGATCGCAAAGGGCCCGGGTGACCGGGGCCTTTGGCGCGGTCTCCAGCAAGGTCTTGCCCTGGTTTATGGCCGACAGGGTGGTCTTGTAGTCGTTGGGCACGCGCCAGAAAACCGGCAGCCCCAGGGCCTTTTCCATGTCCTCCACCACCAGATCGCTTTCTTCCAGATGGCGGTTGACCACGATCTTGAGCTTGTCCTCAAGGCCGGCCTCGGCGTGGCGCACGTTGTCGAGGAAGCGGCGCACGTTGGCCAGGCAGGGCAGGTTTTGCACCGAGACCAGGACGATGGCGTCGGAGATGTCCATGACCTTGAGGGTGATCTCGTCGAGATACATGCCCAGGTCGATGACCACGGTGTCGAAGACCTGGCGCATGAGTTCCAGGAGCTTGGAGATGTTCTCCGGGGTGGCCATCTGGAGGTCGTCCAGGCGGCTTGGCGGAGCCAGCAGGTACAGTCCGGAGGGATGGCGCGACATGACGCTCATGAGATAGGTGGCGTCCAGGCGGCTGATGTTGCCGAGCACCTCGCCCCAATGGTATTTGGGGGCGAGGTCGAGGAACAGCTGGGCCTCGCCGAAAGGCAGGTTCATGTCCATCAGGGCCACCGAGGCCCCGTCCTTGAGGGTCTGGCAGGCGGCGGCCAGGTTGACGGCCAGCGAGGTGGTGCCCACCCCGCCCTTGGCTCCGAAGATGTTGATGATGCGCCCCTGCTTGCTGCGCCTTGGCCCCCGCACCGACTCCCGGCGCTCCTTGAAGCGCCAAAGGGCCATGCGCACCTCTTCATGATCCACGGGCTGGGGAAAAAATTCGCGCACGCCCTGGCGCATGAGCCGCATGAGCACCTCGGCGTCATAGACCTGGGCGGTGAGAAACACCTCCCGGTCGCCGCGCCGGGCCACCATCTCGGCCACGGCCTCCAGTTCGGCCTCGCCGCCTTCGGCCAGCTCGCGCACGAGCAGGTCGGCATACTCCTCGCCGGCTCCGAGCACCTCGAAATCGCCGTCCTCGGACAGGCATTCCTCGAAGGCCCCCCGGGCAGCCGAAGGGGGCATGTCGAGAATCACGGTGAGCTTGTCGCGCATGGATCGTCCCCTCGAGGCCGCGGCCTCACTTCTGCTGCAAGAAGGCCTCGAACCCGCCCGAGCCTTGCTTTTTCTCTTCCGGGGCCTGCTTTTCCAGACGGTCATAAGCCAGGACTGCCCGTGTGCCGCCCATGGCGTCCACGGGTTTGTCGTCCACCACGGCCGGGGCGATTTTCTGGGCCTCGAAAACCGTATGGTAGGACTTGCCGTAGTCCCAGCCGATGTTTTCCTTCTCGGCCTGGCAGCCGGTCAGGGAGCCGGCCAAAAGGCCGGCCAGGGCCGCCGCCACGATCCATAACATGTTTCGCATGGCTTGCTCCATCCCGCTTTCGGGAGTTGGCCCGGGTGTTGCGGCTCGCATCGCGTCCTCGGGTAAAGGCCGTTGTGGTTGCCCCGCCGCCGTGAGCACGCGGGTTGGGCGGATGTCGCGCCTGCCGATATTGCCCTGCCGGGCGTCTAATAGCCCTTGGGTTCGGTCGGCCGGGCCGCGGCCAGGGGCACGGCATGGCCGAAGTCGCCGTCGATTTCCGCCCCGGTGCGGGTGATGGCCCCGCCCGGTGCGCCGGCGGCGGCCTGGGGCCGCTTGATGCCGAGGAAAAACTCCAGGTCGTCGGGCTCATGGACCCCGTCGGTGGGCAGGATCATGTCTTTCTTGTTGAGGGGCTTGACCAGATGGGCGGTAATCAGAATCACCAGTTCCGACTGGTCCTTCTGGTAGCTCGAGCTCTTAAACAGATTGCCGAGCACCGGGATGTCGCCGATCCAGGGGTACTTGTCCACGGATTCGCGGCCTTCTTCCTTGAGCAGGCCGGCGATGGCGAAGGTCTGGCCGTTTTTGAGTTCCACCGAGGTGGAAGCGCGCCGGGTCAACACGGCCGGAATCTCGAAGCTGTCGAGCTTGATGGCCCGGGTATAGTCGAGGTCGGACACCTCGGGATTGACCTGGAGGCTGATGACCTCGCCGGCCACGGTGGGGGTGAACTTGAGGCCCACGCCGAATTCCTTCCATTCGATGCTGGTGGTGCCAAGACCCGAGGGCACGGGCACGGGGATCTCGCCGCCGGCCAGGAACTTGGCCGACTGGCCGTTTAAGCACACGAGATTGGGTTCGGCCAGGATCTTCACCAACCCGTTTTGCTTGAGCAGGTCGAGCACGGCGGTCATGGTGGTGTTGCCGGCTCCGCCCCAGTTGGTGCTGAAGCGCATGGCGGCGGTGCCTTGGCTTAGGCCCACGGTCTTGCTTTGCTCGGGCTGGTTGAACTCCCGGAAACGCGTCTGGATGGTGGCGCTTTCCGTACTGCTGCTGCCGTCGCTGCCGTTGAACTTGATGGTGCTGTACTTGTAGGCGTTTTGGACGTTGTCGATGTTAAAGACCGTATCGGCCAGGGTGGAAAGCCCGCCAAGGAGAGTATAGCCGAAATTGCCGTCGCCCACGGCATTTAAGTTGATGCCCATGCGGTTGACCACGGACTTGGACATCTCGGCCACCCGTACTTCGAGCATGACCTGCTGCACGCCGCTGACCGACAGCAGGTTGAGGACCTTTTTGGGGGCGTAGACCTCGGCCAGGGATAGGGCCTTTTTGAGGCTCTCGGCGTCGCGCACCGTGCCGGACAGGGCAATGGAATCCTGGCTGGCCAGGACTTCGATGCCGGTCTCGCCGGGCATCACGTCGTGGAGCATTTTCTTGAGGCGCGAGGCGTCCGGGGCCACGTCGAGGTCGTAGACGGCGCGGATCTTGTCGCCCTTGTCCCACAGCGTGAGATTGGTGATGCCGGGCGCGCGGCCGGTGACATAGATCTGGCGCGGCGAGAGCAGCACGAAGTCGGCCACGTCGGGCTGGGCCACCGATACCCGGGCGATGTCGGCGTCGCTTTGCAAAATCACCGACTTGCCGATGGTCAGGGCCAGACGCGGCGCGGCGCGCACGGCCACCGGCGCGACGCCGCCCCAAACAATCTGGGCCGGCGCAGCCAAAACCAGGGAAAGCGCGATGGCCAGGGCGCGCGCCCACAGGCGCGGCAGGCAGTTACGGCTTGGCATGGCCCTTGTCCTCCGTTTGTATACCGGTGAGGGTGTCGAGGCGCACGCGTTCGCGTTCGGTGCCCCGTATGGTTTCCACGCTGTAGCCGGCGTCTTCCTCGGCCAGGGCTCCGGCGTCGGCGATGGGCGGCCCGGCCGGCGCGGCGGCGAAAGCTTCGAGGCTTTTGGCCACATCGGCCCCGGAAGTGGTCACGATGTCGGCGTCGCCGGGAGTGCGAAGGGCCAGATGCAGGCTGCCCGTGTCGCTGGCCAGGGCCAGGCGTTCGGCCTCCTCGGGCGCGACCATGAGCGTGTAGAAGTCGGTGTTGGCCAGTTCCTCCCGGCCGTCCTTGCCGATCTTGGTCTCGCGCTCGGTGCCGGTGGTGAGGATGGGGACGTTTTCCAGAATGATCTTGTTGATCTTTTCGTCGTTTTTGCCGTTGGGCACGGGATAGGTCACCAGCACGTCCACCCGGCAGCCCGGGGTGATGAGGCCGCCGGAACCCATGATCTTGCTGCCCTTGATGGTAAAGGCCCGCTTGCCTGGGGCCACCGAGGCGTCCAGGCCGCCGCTGGTCGCGCCCTTGGGCATGAGTTTGTCCGGGGTGATGGGATCGTCGGGAGAAATGTCGCGGGCGCTGATGCGGCCGTAGGCTTCCTGAACGTCTCGCAAGGCCCCCTGGGGCGCGGCCTCGGCCTCGAAGCCCTTGGACTTGACCATGGAGGCGTCCAGCCGGCCGCCCTTGGGGATGGCCCGGGCGGCCACCACCACCTCGACCTTGGGTGCGGCCGGCTTGGCCTGCTCGACCTTGGGCGCACGCACGGAACCCAGCCAGCGGATGGTCAGGACGCCGGCCGTCAACGCCAGGATGACGGCCAGAATGATGTGGGGTACGGCCTTGGTTTTCATGCGGGCCTCCGCCTGCTTGCCCCGGGCCTCCGGCAATGCGGCCGGAAGGGGTCTGCCTTGGGTGCGGCGTATAACTTTTTCAAACGATGTGCCTGGTCCGCCGGGATTGGTCCTTCTTCTCAAACACCATGGCGTCTTCGGGGCAGGCATTTTTCCTGCGGCAAGGCCCGTCCGGCCCCGTCTTGCGGCCTTGGGCCGACCAGACGCCTGTTGCGGCGCTTGGAACTGAGCAAGAAGCCTGCCAAGCAAACGAAACGGCCGCCGAAGGACTTCCGGCGGCCGTTTCGGCAAGAGGCGATGGCGTATGGGGGAGCGTCAGGATTGACCGGCAACGCCCATCCGGGCAGGCAGGATCGCATCAGGGACAGCGGCGCAACGCCCTGAAAAAGCCCTCTTCAGGCATGGACGGCCGGAGGATCACCCGGCCGCCGCCCCCCTTATACCCTTTCTCCAGGAGGGGGGTCCGGGGGCCTCAGGCCCCCGGCTGCCGGAGGCATTCTTCCGTCCCGCCGTCTCGCCGTCTTTCCCTGTCGTCAACCAGCGTATTCGGACGGGTCGATGCGATGTTTTTGCAGCTTGTTCCAGAGGTTTTTGGGGCTGACGCCAAGGCTGCGGGCGGCGTCTTTTTGCACGCCGCCGGCCTTGCGCAGGGCGGTGAGGATCATGTTGCGCTCCATGTCCTGGAGGGTGTCGCGCAGGTTGCCGGCCATGGGGCACGGGCCTTCGGGCGAGGCTTCGGGGGCGGGGCGACGCGAGGCTCCGTCCAGGGCGCGGCTGATCTCCACGGCGGTGAGCACCTCGCCGGAACTCATGATGGCCGCCCGCTCCAGCAGGTTGGCCAACTGGCGCACGTTGCCCGGCCAGTCGTAGTCGAACAGCAGCTGCATCCCTTCGCGGGAGACGCCGCGCAAATTGATGCCGACCCGGGGGCCGATGCGCTCCAGGAAGTGTCCGACGAGAAGGGGCAGGTCTTCCTTGCGGTCTCGCAGGGGCGGCAGGGGAATGGCGGCGACGCTAAGGCGGTAGTACAGATCGGCCCGAAAGAGCTTTTGCTCGACCAGGCTTTGCAGCTCCTGGTTGGTGGCGGCGATGATGCGGATGTCGATGTCGATGGGCTTGCCGCCGCCCACCCGTTCGATCTGTTTCTGCTCCACGGCGCGCAGGAGCTTGGGCTGGAGGAAAAGCGGCATGTCGCCGATTTCGTCGAGCATGATGGTGCCGTGGTCAGCCAGCTCGAATTTGCCTTTTTTAAGGCCCACCGCTCCGGTGAAGGCACCCTTCTCGTGGCCGAACAGCTCGGATTCGAGGAGGTTTTCCGGGATGGCGGCGCAGTTGACCTTCACGAAGGGCGCGTCGGCCCGTTTGCTTAAGGCCTGGATGGCGTCGGCCACGACTTCCTTGCCGCAGCCCGATTCGCCGGTGACGAGCACCGTGGAATCCAGCGGCGCCACCCGGCGCACCATGTCCACCACGGCGCGCATGGCCGGGGACTGGCCGACGATGGTCGGCCCGCGCCCGGCGGCCACGGCGGACTTCAGCTGGCGCAGCTCCATGAGCAAGGCTCGCCGCTCCAGGGCGCGCCGAATGACCACTTCCATTTCGGCCAGGGAAAAGGGTTTGGCGAAAAAGTCGTAGGCTCCCAGGCGCACGGCGTCCAAGGCCTTTTCCCGGGCCGAATAGCCGGACATGACGATGACTTCGCTGTCCGGGGCGGCCTCCTTGAGCTTGGAGAGCCCCTCGATGCCGTCCATGCCGGGCAGCATGACGTCGGTGAGGACCAGATCGAAGGTCTCGGCCTTGGCCCGGGCCACGCCCTCCTCGGCCGTGCCTACGCCCACGGGATCGAAATCCTTGGCGGCAAGGGCCTCGCACAGCATTTCCCTGAAGGCGGCGTCGTCGTCGATAACCAGGATTCGGGCGGGCATCAGCGCTCCGGCGGGCTTTGGGGCAGCCTCACGGCGGCCCCTGGTGGTCCGGGAAAAAACTCCGCATGGTATCGGCCAGGCGCTCTTCCATATCCGGCACGAGTCCGGCCAGGGACTCGCCGGTCAGGCCCAAGGCGGCCCAGGCAGCCGGCTCCACGGCCGGAATGCGCCGGTTGCCGCTGCCGCCCCAGCCCATGGCCGTGGCCACCACATCGGCCAGATGGACGACAGCCGGCTCGTCGATGATAAACGGCTCGTCGAGGTCATGATGGTAGCGCACCATCTTTTCGAGGTTGGCCGGAAACTGCCATTTCTGCAGGAGATGGCCGCCCAGGGCGGCGTGGTCGAAGCCCAGCACTTCGCGTTCGGCCAGATGCAGCGGACAGCCCTCGGCTTCGGCCCGACGCATGGCGGCGGCCATGTGGGCCGGGGCCTGCTTGAAGGCGATGATGCGGCCGATGTCGTGGAGCAGCCCGGCCACGAAGGCGGTCTCGGGATTGACCAGTCCCGTGGCCTCAGCCAGGGCCTGGGCGGCGGCGGCGCAGCCCACGCTGTGCTCCCAGAAAAGCCGCATGTTGACCCAATTTTGGGGGATGTCCTGAAAAAGCGGCAGCACGGACACGCCCAGGGCCAACGTGGCCAGCTGGCGCGCCCCGACCACGGTAACGGCCCGGGACAGGCTGTCGATCTTGGCCGGGAACCGGCCGCGCATGGCCCGCATGGTGCGGGCGTAATAGGAGCTGTTGACCAGGCGCAGGAGTTTGGCGGCCAGGGACGGATCGTGTTTGATGCTTTCGGCCGCGTCCTCGACGGTGCTGGCTGGATTGCCCAGCACTTCGCTGATGCGCAGGTAGACTTCCGGGGGCGAGACGAGTTGGGGTTCGTCGCGCAAGAGCGCGTCCATGGCGAGGTGTCCGGGCTCGGATTCGACCGTGCGCCAGGAACGGTCCTCTCCGCCCTCTCCGGCCGGGACGCCCTCGGCCAGCCGCCGCCGGACCTCGCGGTCCAGGGCCAGGCGAAAGAGCACGTCGCAGGGAGACGCCGCCAGGGTACAGCAGGCAAAGCGTTCGCGCACGGCAGCCTCGGCCGCCTCCAGCACGTCGGGCCGGCCCTGCGCCGCATCGGGCGCAGCGGCGGCCGGCGTATCCGGACACGTCGAGGCCTCCCCGGCCACTTGGACTTCGGCCAGATTCCAGGCCAGCAGGGATTTGAGATGGCCGGCGTCGAGAACCGTGCCCCGGGGCATGAGAAACCGTCCGCCCGGGGTGAGGACATCCTCGGCCAGGACCATGCCTGGAGAAAGTTCGGTAACCGCGCGTCTGACCATGGCCTCCCGCCGTCGCCTGTCCGGCGGCCTTGCCCGGCCAGGGCCGGCCATGCGCCAGCACCCCGCCGTCTCAGGCTTTTTCCGCCAGTGATCATGCAATCATACGGGTTTGCGACAGGCTGTCAAGAAAGGCCGGCGGAGGAATCAGCCGCCTGGGGCGGCTGCCCGGCCATCTCGATAACCAGACGCGGCGGCTGGCTGGCGCTGGCCGGCTCCTGGCGGACGGCTCCGCCATTTTCGTTGAGGAAGTTGATGCCGGCGGCCACCGGCCCCACTTCGCCGCCTGGCAACGTCGCGCCCTCGATGACCAGGACGGCCCGGCCGCCCGAGGCGGCGTACAGGCGCACGGTCACAGCCCCCACGGCGGCGTCCAGGGACTGTCTGACCAGGGCGGCCAAGGCGGCCAGGAAGGGCTGTTTGCGGGTACGCAGGCGCAGGCCGGGGACGATCTCTCGAACCACGGGATCGCTGCCGGCGGCCCGGGGCATACGGTCGAGGATGGCGGCCAGTTCCTCGTCCAGGCGCACGTCCTGAAGATAGGGCTCCCGCTTGTCGCGCCGCTCGAATTCGCCGCGGTGGCGCTCCAGATCGGCGGCCATGCGGTCCTTGAGTTCGGCCACGGCGGTGACTCCGGCGGCGAGCCTGGGCATGGCCCGTTCAAGCAGGGTCTGGCGCAGGGATTCGAGATCGGCCGCAGCCCGGTCGGGCTGGCCGCCGCGCAGGCCTTCGGCCACGGCGGCAAAGGCGGCCTCCAGACGCGGCGCGGCGGCCAGGGCCCGGGAAAGGCGCAGGAGTTCCAGGTCCATGGCTGAAATGGCGTTGCCCACGCCGTGCAAGTAGGCTCCGGCGGCTTCCACCTGGCCGGCGGCGTAGGCGGCCTCGGCCTCGGTTTCGGCCAGGCGTTCCCGAAGCCTGGATTCGCGCAGGGCCCGAGTGCGGGTGCGCAGCAAATCCGTGCGTCGGGCCATGCGCTGGGAAAGGGCGTCATGGGCCAAAAGCAGGGCGGCCTCGGCCTGACGACGGCGGCGGCCGTCCCTGGCGGCCAAGAAAGCCAGCCCCAGGCCGCCGACGGTCAAAAGGCCC is from Solidesulfovibrio magneticus RS-1 and encodes:
- a CDS encoding HDOD domain-containing protein is translated as MVRRAVTELSPGMVLAEDVLTPGGRFLMPRGTVLDAGHLKSLLAWNLAEVQVAGEASTCPDTPAAAAPDAAQGRPDVLEAAEAAVRERFACCTLAASPCDVLFRLALDREVRRRLAEGVPAGEGGEDRSWRTVESEPGHLAMDALLRDEPQLVSPPEVYLRISEVLGNPASTVEDAAESIKHDPSLAAKLLRLVNSSYYARTMRAMRGRFPAKIDSLSRAVTVVGARQLATLALGVSVLPLFQDIPQNWVNMRLFWEHSVGCAAAAQALAEATGLVNPETAFVAGLLHDIGRIIAFKQAPAHMAAAMRRAEAEGCPLHLAEREVLGFDHAALGGHLLQKWQFPANLEKMVRYHHDLDEPFIIDEPAVVHLADVVATAMGWGGSGNRRIPAVEPAAWAALGLTGESLAGLVPDMEERLADTMRSFFPDHQGPP